Proteins co-encoded in one Solea senegalensis isolate Sse05_10M linkage group LG8, IFAPA_SoseM_1, whole genome shotgun sequence genomic window:
- the LOC122773243 gene encoding histone H3.3A gives MARTKQTARKSTGGKAPRKQLATKAARKSAPSTGGVKKPHRYRPGTVALREIRRYQKSTELLIRKLPFQRLVREIAQDFKTDLRFQSAAIGALQEASEAYLVGLFEDTNLCAIHAKRVTIMPKDIQLARRIRGERA, from the exons ATGGCTCGTACCAAGCAGACTGCCCGTAAGTCTACTGGAGGCAAAGCCCCTCGAAAGCAGCTGGCCACAAAGGCTGCTCGTAAGAGTGCCCCCTCCACTGGTGGTGTGAAGAAGCCCCATCGCTACAG GCCTGGTACTGTGGCTCTGCGTGAGATCCGTCGTTATCAGAAATCCACTGAGCTGCTGATCCGCAAGCTGCCCTTCCAGCGCCTGGTGAGGGAAATCGCCCAGGACTTCAAGACTGATCTGCGTTTCCAAAGTGCAGCCATCGGAGCTCTGCAG GAGGCCAGCGAGGCCTACCTGGTGGGTCTGTTTGAGGACACCAACCTGTGCGCCATCCACGCCAAGCGTGTCACCATCATGCCCAAGGACATCCAGCTGGCACGTCGTATCCGTGGAGAGCGTGCTTAA
- the LOC122773244 gene encoding histone H3.3A has protein sequence MARTKQTARKSTGGKAPRKQLATKAARKSAPSTGGVKKPHRYRPGTVALREIRRYQKSTELLIRKLPFQRLVREIAQDFKTDLRFQSAAIGALQEASEAYLVGLFEDTNLCAIHAKRVTIMPKDIQLARRIRGERA, from the exons ATGGCTCGTACCAAGCAGACTGCCCGTAAATCCACTGGAGGCAAAGCCCCCCGTAAGCAGCTGGCCACAAAGGCTGCTCGTAAGAGTGCCCCCTCCACTGGTGGTGTGAAGAAGCCTCATCGTTACAG GCCTGGTACTGTGGCTCTGCGTGAGATCCGTCGTTATCAGAAATCCACTGAGCTGCTGATCCGCAAGCTGCCCTTCCAGCGCCTGGTGAGAGAAATCGCCCAGGACTTCAAGACTGATCTGCGTTTCCAAAGTGCAGCCATCGGAGCTCTGCAG GAGGCCAGCGAGGCCTACCTGGTGGGTCTGTTTGAGGACACCAACCTGTGCGCCATCCACGCCAAGCGCGTCACCATCATGCCCAAAGACATCCAGCTGGCACGTCGTATCCGTGGAGAGCGTGCCTAA